A region of the Roseobacter denitrificans OCh 114 genome:
TGTTTTTCCGCGATGAACGTTGAAAGTACGACACAGAGTTCCGAGGCGATCATCAAAAGTACCGCGGGATTGCGCCAGGCACCGTCAAGCTGGCTGGTCAACAAGACCATACCCAGCAGGACCAGAAAGTGGCCCGGAAACTCCCCGGCCTGCGGACGACGCGCGGCGATGAACCACAGCAGAACGACACTGGTGGGAACTGACAGGATGCTGAGAAACGCAGCATTTGCCGCTGTCGTATAGATCAATGAAGCGGTGAAAAACGCGGCCGTCGCCACCCGTAACACCCCGTAGACCCAGATGACCGGATCGCGCAAAAGGCCCCAAGCCCGGATGGAGCGGCCCGAAACGGCCAGCAAAAACGCACCACCCGCCATCATTTGGATGAATGTGAACAGCCACGGGTCCAGACCGAACCGCAACAGGACCACCCGGCTGACAACGAGCAGTGTGGCCCATGAAAACAAGGCGACCACAATGATGAACGGGCTGGACATGCGCGAGGGTTTTTCCGGTCAATTGGGCAGAATGTGCCCTTTTCGTCAATGCAGGCTGGGGGGGTGCCGCGCGTGATATGACGATCATTCCCTGATCGAACCTGCAAGGCAAGCATACTCGTGTCGGCGGGCCATGCGTTCCCTCTGGTATCTGAGTATTTTCCTCTGAATTAGAATTATTCTAAAGTGTCTTGGCATTGCCACGCCGCTGGCTATAATCACACCAGCAAGCCAGCAGCCCGCAAGCCAGCAATCATCATTTTATTTGAAACGGGGACGTGTGATATGACTCAGACGGCGGCAGCGCTTTCGACAGATGTCAAAAACCAGATTGCGGATGCATTGAATCAATGTGTTGCAGAAACAGCCGTCGCGACCATGCTGGCACAGAATTTTCATTGGAACGTGACGGGGATGGCCTTTGGCCCTTTGCATGAGCTGTTTCAAAAGATGTACGAGGACCACTTTGTCGCGCAGGACGATCTGGCCGAACGTGTCAAGGCACTGGATGCGCATGCGGAAGGGACGCTTGCGGGCATGCTCAAGCGCTCGAAGATCAAGGAACATGACGGGAAGGCCAGCGCCGAAGAAATGATCAAAGTGCTGCAAGAGGCGCAGGAAACACTGGCCGCGACGCTTGCGGGCGCCGGTGCGCTGGCGGCGCAAGGTGGCGATACGCTGACTGAGGATCTGTGCATCGCACGCGGTCAGGCGCATGAGAAATTCGCCTGGTTCCTCAGAAGCCACCTTGCCTGAGCAAGTGATGTGCTGGCGATGATGCCAGCCTGCGCCCAGACCAAGCGACCTGCGCGCGAGATGCGCAGGCCGCATCCGCCTGGGCGCGGTGCAGTGCGGGCTGAAAACCTCCGGACCAGGACTGTTGCACCTACACCACACTTCGTTACCGATCGTCAGATTTTCGGCGAGATCGAATATATATATTCCCGACTAAATTAGTTGGACATTTGTATGCGCCTGATATACAAAGGCCGACATAGCCAATAGGAGACCGCTATGACGTATATGAAAAACGTCAGCGGCTTCATCGGTGCTATAGCAGCCACCGTGACGTTGATCACGACAGCCCCTGATGCGCATGCTGAAGCTCTGACCCTCACAGATATCGCTGGCCGGCAAGTCACCCTGCCTGAAATGCCCGACAAAATTGTCCTCGGCGAAGGCCGGATGATGTATGGGATTGCCCCCCTTGTGGATGGCAACCCGTTCGAAAAAATCGTCGGGTGGAAAGATGATCTGGTGCTTTATGACCCCGATGCCTTTCGCAAATTCGAAGCGGCCTTTCCCGAGGACGCAGCACGGATGATCAATTTCGGCAACCCCTACGCCGGTGATTTCAGCATCGAAGCTGTGCTTGAGGCCGAGGCAGATCTGGTCCTTCTGGACGTGGGCAACCTGTTCAAGGCCGAAGAAACCGGGTTGATCGAGAAACTCGACAAGGCCGGCGTATCCGTTGTGTTCATCGATTTCCGGCGGAATTCGACGGAAAACACCGTACCATCGCTGTTGATCCTGGGCCGCCTTCTTGGCGAAGAGGTCAATGCCATGGAGTTCGTGGACTTCTACATCGGCGAGATGCGCAGGGTATCCAATGTGGTTGACCAGATCCCGGCCGAAGAACGCCCGCTTGTGGTCATGGAAAACGCGCCGGGATGGGACCCGGAGTTTTGCTGCCGTTCGTTTGGCCCATATAACTACGGTCGTTTTGTGGAACTGGCAGGTGGGCGCAACTTCGGCTCGACCCTGTCGAGCGCGTATTCCGTAACCCTGTCGTTGGAAGGCATCATCGAAGCGGACCCGGAACACATCATCGGCACCGGCGCGAATTGGGCCGAGGCCAAGCCGGAAGTCACAGCTACCTTGCTTGGCTACGAAGCCGACCCGGTCGTGAATGCCGAAAAAATACAGGCGCTGGCGTCACGGTCAGGTTTTGCGGATATGCGGGCGGTGAAAGAGGGCAATTACCACTCGATCTACCACCAGTTCTATAACTCGCCCTATCACTTCATCGCGGTCCAGCAGATCGCCAAATGGCTCTACCCGGATGAATTCGAGGATCTGGACCCGCAAGAGACCTTCGATCGGATGCATGCACGATTCATGCCCTATGAAAACTCCGGACAGTTCTGGCTGAGTGCCAGCGCGCCGGGCAACTGAGGGTATGCCTGTGGCG
Encoded here:
- a CDS encoding EamA family transporter — its product is MSSPFIIVVALFSWATLLVVSRVVLLRFGLDPWLFTFIQMMAGGAFLLAVSGRSIRAWGLLRDPVIWVYGVLRVATAAFFTASLIYTTAANAAFLSILSVPTSVVLLWFIAARRPQAGEFPGHFLVLLGMVLLTSQLDGAWRNPAVLLMIASELCVVLSTFIAEKHPVNQTRNPRARAGLTGVMLLVSSFVMLLCALTAGAALSQIPLLGTTMLSGPIWLTDPLVVLNPVLWVSAILVGVALRGPSMFVALAAIHRVRTENYLAGMAALPLVSLALEKAATGLGLLDPVPLDGPTTLCGVVMVTGSLLVIWSRHKRNGRERATGAPNTTE
- a CDS encoding Dps family protein; its protein translation is MTQTAAALSTDVKNQIADALNQCVAETAVATMLAQNFHWNVTGMAFGPLHELFQKMYEDHFVAQDDLAERVKALDAHAEGTLAGMLKRSKIKEHDGKASAEEMIKVLQEAQETLAATLAGAGALAAQGGDTLTEDLCIARGQAHEKFAWFLRSHLA
- a CDS encoding ABC transporter substrate-binding protein, producing the protein MTYMKNVSGFIGAIAATVTLITTAPDAHAEALTLTDIAGRQVTLPEMPDKIVLGEGRMMYGIAPLVDGNPFEKIVGWKDDLVLYDPDAFRKFEAAFPEDAARMINFGNPYAGDFSIEAVLEAEADLVLLDVGNLFKAEETGLIEKLDKAGVSVVFIDFRRNSTENTVPSLLILGRLLGEEVNAMEFVDFYIGEMRRVSNVVDQIPAEERPLVVMENAPGWDPEFCCRSFGPYNYGRFVELAGGRNFGSTLSSAYSVTLSLEGIIEADPEHIIGTGANWAEAKPEVTATLLGYEADPVVNAEKIQALASRSGFADMRAVKEGNYHSIYHQFYNSPYHFIAVQQIAKWLYPDEFEDLDPQETFDRMHARFMPYENSGQFWLSASAPGN